One stretch of Saccharopolyspora erythraea DNA includes these proteins:
- a CDS encoding helix-turn-helix transcriptional regulator: MTTRTVDTTQELAAFLRTRRERLDPEDFDLPARRQARRTPGLRREEVAELAGVSIDYIVRLEQARGLRPSAEVVEGLARALRLGRDERAYLFDLAQLRPRNADKPATTAAPPLGRLVADLSPLPAMVMNHRYDILAWNGGMARLLMDFDTLPPSQRNAIWLCLMYPKMRDFYVDRERVVREAIAHLRAAWAAHPEDQVLTDLIAEFINGDEEFARLWAGRDVKVNGRGRKVMRHPDVGSIAVHFETLTPLQDPDQLLVIYRAADDESQSALDRLSGR; encoded by the coding sequence ATGACGACCCGCACCGTGGACACGACCCAGGAGCTGGCCGCGTTTTTGCGGACCCGACGCGAGCGGCTGGACCCGGAGGACTTCGACCTGCCGGCGCGTCGGCAGGCCCGGCGGACCCCGGGACTGCGCCGCGAAGAGGTCGCCGAACTGGCCGGGGTCAGCATCGACTACATCGTGCGGTTGGAGCAGGCCCGTGGGCTGCGGCCCTCAGCGGAGGTGGTGGAGGGGCTCGCCCGGGCGCTGCGCCTGGGCCGCGACGAACGCGCCTATCTCTTCGACCTGGCCCAGCTGCGCCCCCGCAACGCCGACAAGCCGGCCACCACTGCAGCGCCGCCGCTGGGCCGGCTGGTCGCCGACCTGTCGCCACTGCCGGCCATGGTGATGAACCACCGCTACGACATCCTGGCCTGGAACGGCGGAATGGCGAGGCTGCTGATGGATTTCGACACCCTGCCGCCGTCGCAGCGCAATGCGATATGGCTCTGCCTCATGTATCCGAAGATGCGTGATTTCTACGTCGACCGCGAACGCGTCGTGCGGGAGGCGATCGCCCACCTGCGGGCTGCGTGGGCCGCGCATCCGGAGGATCAGGTGTTGACCGACCTCATCGCCGAATTCATCAACGGCGACGAGGAATTCGCGCGATTGTGGGCCGGGCGGGACGTCAAGGTCAACGGCCGTGGGCGCAAGGTGATGCGGCACCCTGACGTCGGGTCGATCGCAGTGCATTTCGAAACGCTCACGCCGCTGCAAGATCCGGACCAGCTGTTGGTGATCTACCGCGCCGCGGACGATGAGAGCCAGTCGGCATTGGACCGGTTGTCCGGACGGTGA
- a CDS encoding aldo/keto reductase has translation MSLTLDTYRLLGRSGLRVSPLALGTATFGIEWGWGAEKDDARKLFDLYVERGGNFIDTASTYTNGSSERMLGEFARDNRDSLVLATKYTTLRRPGDPNSGGSHRKSLFASVEASLRQLNTDYIDLLYLHVWDFTTPVAEILRGMDDLVRQGKVLYVAMSNAPAWEISRMQAIADLRGWSPLVGLQIEYNLINRAAERDLIPMARALGLGVTPYSPLAGGVLTGKYSRDDLTAANAGSGESIRKSFNAGLGMVTERNLAIADVVQEVATELGRTSAQVGLAWTLQNPGVTAPIIGARTLEQLEVNLAALEVDFTAAQVARLDEASAIELGYPHDLLASDHIRTVTNGDLKIETRS, from the coding sequence ATGTCGCTCACCCTCGACACCTACCGCCTGCTGGGCCGCTCCGGGCTGCGCGTCTCACCGCTGGCGCTGGGCACGGCGACCTTCGGCATCGAGTGGGGCTGGGGCGCTGAGAAGGACGATGCGCGCAAGCTGTTCGACCTCTACGTCGAGCGCGGCGGCAACTTCATCGACACCGCCAGCACCTACACCAATGGCAGCTCCGAGCGCATGCTGGGCGAATTCGCCCGCGACAACCGCGATAGCCTGGTGCTGGCGACGAAGTACACGACGCTGCGCCGGCCCGGCGATCCGAATTCCGGTGGCTCTCACCGCAAGAGCCTGTTCGCGTCGGTGGAAGCCAGTCTGCGACAGTTGAACACGGACTACATCGATCTGCTCTACCTGCACGTGTGGGACTTCACGACGCCGGTCGCGGAGATCCTGCGCGGCATGGACGATCTGGTCCGGCAGGGCAAGGTCTTGTACGTGGCGATGTCCAACGCCCCGGCCTGGGAGATCTCGCGCATGCAGGCGATCGCCGACCTGCGCGGCTGGTCGCCGCTGGTCGGGCTGCAGATCGAATACAACCTCATCAACCGGGCCGCGGAACGTGATCTGATCCCCATGGCACGGGCGTTGGGACTGGGTGTGACCCCGTATTCACCGCTGGCCGGCGGGGTACTCACCGGCAAGTACAGCCGCGACGACCTGACCGCGGCGAACGCCGGATCCGGGGAAAGCATCCGCAAGAGCTTCAACGCCGGCCTGGGCATGGTCACCGAGCGCAACCTCGCGATAGCCGATGTCGTGCAGGAGGTCGCCACGGAGCTGGGCCGCACATCCGCCCAGGTCGGGCTGGCCTGGACTCTGCAGAACCCGGGCGTGACGGCACCGATCATCGGCGCCCGCACCCTCGAGCAGCTCGAGGTCAACCTGGCTGCCCTGGAGGTCGACTTCACCGCCGCCCAGGTGGCCCGTTTGGACGAGGCCAGCGCGATCGAACTCGGCTACCCGCACGACCTGCTCGCCAGTGACCACATCCGTACTGTGACCAATGGCGACCTGAAGATCGAAACCCGCAGCTGA